The sequence GGAACTGCTGGGCCTGCCCAAGCCTCCCGAGATGACGGCCAGCAGCCTCCTGGTGCCGTCGCAGACTCCTGCCCTGCGATGAGGCAACCAACCGCTTTCCGGACGCGGTTGCACGAAACGCCGGCACGGAGGCCGGCGCCACTCGATTCCGGGTGGGGCCGGCGTCTCTGGTGGGGCCGGCGTCTCGGGTGGGGCCGGCGTCTCTGCCGGCCTCTGGCTGCCGCCGTCGTGGCCTGCGCCCTGCTTGCGGTGTCCCCCGCCCGGGCGTACGAGCCCGAGTACGGCGCCCGCAGCGTGAAGGACAAGTACGAGATCCTCGTGGGCCCGGACCTGTGGTCGCGGCCGGACATCGACAGCCGCTTCGCGATCAAGGTCCTCCTCGACGGCATCCGGGAGGTCGGGTACCTGGCGATCGTGCCGCCGAAAGTGGAGTTGCGGCCCATCCTCTCGCCACGCGTGCAGCCGTTGAGCCGGATCGCCGGGGCCGCAGGGGCGGCGGCCGCGATAAACGGCGGGTTCTTCAACCGCTCCGACGGCGTCCCCGCCTCGTACCTGGTGGCCAACGGCCACCTGCTGGCCGATCCGCGAGACAACGCCGCGCTTACCGGCAATCCCGCGCTGCGGCCGCACCTCAAGGAGATCCTCGACCGCCCCGAATGGCGGGTCTGGACCACACCGGCGGGCCGCCGGGTGGCGTTCGAGCCGCATCACATCGCCCCGGCTCCCGGCTGGAAGCTGGTCCACGCCCTGCAGGCCGGTCCACTTCTCCTGCCCTACCTCGGGCTGCACGAGGGGGCGTTCGTCCGCGGCCAGGACGATCCCATCCGGAGCAAGGCGCGGACCGGACGATCGGCGATCGGGCTGCGAAACGACGGCTGCACGCTGCTGCTCGCGCTCCCCATGCCGCCCTCGCGCGGGCTCTCCATCCTGGAGCTCCAGGCCTTGCTGGCCAAGGTGGGTGCGATCGAGGCGATGGCTCTAGACGGCGGCGAGAGCTCCGGCTTCGTGATTCGGCCCAACGACCCGAAGGCGCTCTGGTGGGGCCATGATTCCCATGTCCGCACGGCTCTCGGGCTCATCCTCCCGGCGCCGAAAGTTAAGGAAAAGTCCAAGAAATCCGGGCACTAGCCGGGTACACGAGTTTCGAATGGGAGTTTCCGCGATCGGCAGCGGTCTCGAGACGGCACAGATGATGCTCGAGACCCAGATCACCTTGCAGGGCAAGGTGCAGGACATGGCCAAGCAGGAGATGAACGCCATCCTGCAGTCGATCGCGCCGCCGCCGTCCCATCTCGGCCGCAACGTCAACGTCGTGGCCTGATAGCGCCGCTCAATCGGCCTCGCCCCGCGCGCGCCCACAGGCCCCGGGCCGCAGCGTACTCAGCGCGTACGTGAGGCACGGGGCCGCGGACGTAAGCCGGGGCCAGGTCGAGTGAGCGGCGCTATGAGCGGCGC is a genomic window of Candidatus Tanganyikabacteria bacterium containing:
- a CDS encoding phosphodiester glycosidase family protein, which produces MACALLAVSPARAYEPEYGARSVKDKYEILVGPDLWSRPDIDSRFAIKVLLDGIREVGYLAIVPPKVELRPILSPRVQPLSRIAGAAGAAAAINGGFFNRSDGVPASYLVANGHLLADPRDNAALTGNPALRPHLKEILDRPEWRVWTTPAGRRVAFEPHHIAPAPGWKLVHALQAGPLLLPYLGLHEGAFVRGQDDPIRSKARTGRSAIGLRNDGCTLLLALPMPPSRGLSILELQALLAKVGAIEAMALDGGESSGFVIRPNDPKALWWGHDSHVRTALGLILPAPKVKEKSKKSGH